The Enterobacter asburiae genomic sequence TTACTACCGCGTGATCCAAAGTGTGAGTAAAGGCCTGGCGTCCCACGATGTGCGCCTTCGCTACTGCGCGCTGGAGGAGAACGACAGCGACGCCCAGCTGTTTCTGGCACGCATGAACGAAGGGGATACCCAGGCGGCAATCCTTCTTGGCATCGACGATCCCCATATCCACGATCTGGCAGTGGACGTCGGTAAACCCTGCATGCTGATTAACTGCCGCGACCGGCACGTGCGTCTGCCTGCCGTCGCGCCGGATCATCGCGCCATTGGCGAGCGGGCGGCGGAATATCTGTTCGAAATGGGACATCGTGAGGTGATGAACGTGCTGTGCCTGCGCCGCTACACCATGGAGCTGCGCCTGGCGGGGATCCGCGACGCGTGGCAGTCTCACAACCTGAAATTCAACGATAAACGCGATCTGCTGGTGGTGCCCAGCTTCAGCGCGCGCGAAACGGAACAGATGGTCAGCAGCTGGCTCAGTGAAGTGCGGGGGAAGGATTTACCTACCGCGTTCCTGGTTGGCGGCGACTTCATGGCGGCGGGCACCATTAGCGCCTTACAAAACCACGGCCTGCGCGTGCCGCAGGACGTGTCGGTGATGAGCATTGACGGCTTTAACCTGGCGGCAATCCAGGATGTGCCTTTGACGGCCGTGCATGTCCCCCGCGATGAGCTGGGAACAGAAGCGGTTTATATGCTCCAGCAGCGGCTCATGCGCCCGGACGCGCCGGTGGGGACGTTACTGCTTAACGGCACGCTGGCCGTGCGGGAATCGGTACGGCGGATACGTCAGGGGAAACGACGCACCGCCGTGGAGCGGGAAGGGCTGTACGACAGTTAGACCATACCCAGCGCGCGCTTGCCGTGGATGTTGAGATCGTTCACGGTAAAGCGGTCCTGCCAGCTCTTTTCATAATCCTCGCGCGGGAAGTCTCCCGGCGACGCGCCGGTTTCCAGCGCTTCCTTGACCTTCTTCGCGTAGGCGAGGTTTTTCTCGCACATCGGCGCGGCAGGGATGTACATCACGTTGCCCCAGCCCTGCTGATTTTCCACCGGCGCGACGGAGTGGATCACATCGCAGTGCCACCACACGGAATCGCCTGCCTCGAGTGCCGGAATGCTGGTCAGCGCCTCGATCAGCAGCGGGTGCCACTTCTCGGAAACCGGCAGCACGCGCCCCGGCGACACGCCGCA encodes the following:
- a CDS encoding LacI family DNA-binding transcriptional regulator, whose translation is MDKRLKITEIAARTQLSISTVSRVLAGKANTSEKARAKVLVCARELGVMDGMAAGRLLLNSLVVFAPQRAFDERSDIFYYRVIQSVSKGLASHDVRLRYCALEENDSDAQLFLARMNEGDTQAAILLGIDDPHIHDLAVDVGKPCMLINCRDRHVRLPAVAPDHRAIGERAAEYLFEMGHREVMNVLCLRRYTMELRLAGIRDAWQSHNLKFNDKRDLLVVPSFSARETEQMVSSWLSEVRGKDLPTAFLVGGDFMAAGTISALQNHGLRVPQDVSVMSIDGFNLAAIQDVPLTAVHVPRDELGTEAVYMLQQRLMRPDAPVGTLLLNGTLAVRESVRRIRQGKRRTAVEREGLYDS